The following are encoded together in the Euwallacea fornicatus isolate EFF26 chromosome 29, ASM4011564v1, whole genome shotgun sequence genome:
- the LOC136347645 gene encoding calmodulin-like isoform X1 translates to MVKLVGCLNLFSVTRRYFTKQNEQTEVQDGVHQAFKNIDMSITQPIGASKKFSDDDRTERPANMSARLSNVSKSQMKEFREAFRLFDKDGDGSITKEELGRVMRSLGQFARTEELQQMLQEVDVDGDGNVSFEEFLDMAWSAGAGTDADQVLSREEEEKELRDAFRVFDKHNRGYITASDLRAVLQCLGEDLSEEEIEDMIKEVDVDGDGRIDFYEFVNALGEPGTDDSYEEDDEDYAGY, encoded by the exons atggtgaaattagtgggttgtttaaatttattctccGTGACCAGAAGATATTTT acaaaACAGAACGAACAAACAGAGGTTCAAGATGGGGTCCATCAAgcgttcaaaaatattgacatGTCCATTACACAGCCCATTGGGGCCTCTAAAAAATTTTCGGATGATGATCGCACGGAACGTCCTGCCAACATGTCTGCTAGGTTAAGCAATGTATCCAAAAGTCAGATGAAAG AATTTCGGGAAGCGTTTCGACTCTTCGATAAAGACGGCGATGGAAGCATTACCAAGGAAGAACTCGGCAGGGTGATGAGATCCCTCGGGCAATTCGCTCGGACCGAAGAGTTGCAACAAATGCTCCAGGAAGTGGATGTAGATG GAGACGGAAATGTGAGCTTTGAAGAGTTTCTCGACATGGCTTGGAGCGCTGGAGCAGGCACTGACGCCGATCAAGTATTATCTCGGGAAGAGGAAGAGAAAGAGCTGCGAGATGCTTTTAGAGTATTCGACAAACACAACAGGGGGTACATTACGGCCTCAGATTTGAGGGCGGTTTTGCAGTGTTTAGGAGAGGACCTTTCAGAGGAAGAAA TTGAGGACATGATCAAAGAGGTGGACGTGGATGGGGACGGAAGAATCGACTTCTATG AATTTGTAAACGCCCTCGGAGAACCAGGAACCGACGACAGCTACGAGGAAGACGACGAAGATTACGCCGGCTATTGA
- the LOC136347645 gene encoding calmodulin-like isoform X2 produces MTKQNEQTEVQDGVHQAFKNIDMSITQPIGASKKFSDDDRTERPANMSARLSNVSKSQMKEFREAFRLFDKDGDGSITKEELGRVMRSLGQFARTEELQQMLQEVDVDGDGNVSFEEFLDMAWSAGAGTDADQVLSREEEEKELRDAFRVFDKHNRGYITASDLRAVLQCLGEDLSEEEIEDMIKEVDVDGDGRIDFYEFVNALGEPGTDDSYEEDDEDYAGY; encoded by the exons ATG acaaaACAGAACGAACAAACAGAGGTTCAAGATGGGGTCCATCAAgcgttcaaaaatattgacatGTCCATTACACAGCCCATTGGGGCCTCTAAAAAATTTTCGGATGATGATCGCACGGAACGTCCTGCCAACATGTCTGCTAGGTTAAGCAATGTATCCAAAAGTCAGATGAAAG AATTTCGGGAAGCGTTTCGACTCTTCGATAAAGACGGCGATGGAAGCATTACCAAGGAAGAACTCGGCAGGGTGATGAGATCCCTCGGGCAATTCGCTCGGACCGAAGAGTTGCAACAAATGCTCCAGGAAGTGGATGTAGATG GAGACGGAAATGTGAGCTTTGAAGAGTTTCTCGACATGGCTTGGAGCGCTGGAGCAGGCACTGACGCCGATCAAGTATTATCTCGGGAAGAGGAAGAGAAAGAGCTGCGAGATGCTTTTAGAGTATTCGACAAACACAACAGGGGGTACATTACGGCCTCAGATTTGAGGGCGGTTTTGCAGTGTTTAGGAGAGGACCTTTCAGAGGAAGAAA TTGAGGACATGATCAAAGAGGTGGACGTGGATGGGGACGGAAGAATCGACTTCTATG AATTTGTAAACGCCCTCGGAGAACCAGGAACCGACGACAGCTACGAGGAAGACGACGAAGATTACGCCGGCTATTGA
- the LOC136347642 gene encoding polyamine-transporting ATPase 13A3-like isoform X2, giving the protein MCDAQGDNLTKNSKANGKPDNNNDHGFQYINFGEDDQMEIQGFVISKLKCNICVILYLLTMGILRLIFHWYPVLHLKATHRKCDLKVAEELLIRDIYNGKTSTHFVKKIISLSSDSLEGNYAPNIKKLLKFGLTDGNTREKYQIRVVNCKKLTYVWDEDKETFIKLAGLENGISRAGLHQFKGQSSEEQIRKRIVYGNNEIVTPEQTVMQLLILEALTPFYMFQLFSLLVWLAEQYYYYSVAIVIMSVFGISTSILQTRKNQKNLKGTVNFTSMVTVRREDGIFEETSTTCLVPGDVVVIPSQGCEMHCDAVLLNGNCIVNESMLTGESVPITKTPLDYHEMPYSLKEDVNHTLFCGTKVIQTRSHENGKVLAVVIRTGFLTTKGELVRSILYPPPADFKFDRDSYKYIAILAGIAVLGVIYTVVSKSSRQIDPADIAIKALDIITIVIPPALPAAMTVGKLFALHRLKLSKIFCINSRVINVSGSVNCICFDKTGTLTEDALDMWGVVPVVEKCIENPIRNVEVLTSSADLFRGMATCHSLTVIEGKIGGDPLDVKMFESTGWIFEDNHLPGKSYGDFVPAYIVRTSQMKENGTIDEIGIVKQYHFSSTLQRMSVITKSPGRGQFEVFCKGSPEKVISLSNKDSVPEGIYRTLNKYTEQGYRVIGLASKQLPQHLLYKSISKCHRDDVEKDLGFLGLLVFENRLKPQSEGVIKVLKDARLKVIMITGDNIQTAVTVARECHIIDESCTAIEIYAEEPTKQKSAIINYLALKKPSTQSYTNGKVKDIESTGENNRKYNFVVSGQSWSNVVKYFPELIPKIMIKGAVFARMSGAQKAQLVEYLKNLGYYVAMCGDGANDCGALKAAHVGISLSEAESSVASPFTSKEANISCAPKIIKEGRAALVTSFGVFQMMICYSLTEFTSVMILYAIDTNLSSMQFLFIDVCLVLNFAATFGRTQANTKLAKTPPRTSLLSFVPLCSITLFMLLAAGSQLFSYHYIQTFEWFHSFEYDPSESGITTFAPSFENYAVYCTSMFQYIIMAITFSKGKPYRKNIFTNLIFIFCLLSMTIICGYMTLFSADWFAEVMELQMPTEMDGRWMCIYVSLVTFAACYIVQCFLVEVVLEKWIEPAFSKCSKNRKEHVDVAKELRNDPLWPPTSRESLKFIKINEKMNGVDNVGFVESDGEFKCVKL; this is encoded by the exons ATGTGTGATGCTCAag GTgataatttgacaaaaaacagCAAAGCAAACGGAAAACCTGATAACAATAACGATCATGGATTTCAGTACATTAATTTTGGTGAAGATGATCAAATG GAGATACAAGGGTTTGTCATCAGTAAGCTGAAATGTAACATTTGCGTGATTCTATACTTGTTAACAATGGGAATATTGAGACTTATCTTCCACTGGTACCCGGTCCTGCACCTGAAGGCCACTCACCGGAAGTGCGATTTGAAGGTGGCCGAAGAGTTACTAATAAGG GACATTTACAATGGGAAAACCAGCACGCACTtcgtgaaaaaaatcattagtcTAAGCAG CGACTCTTTAGAAGGAAACTATGCACCCAACatcaaaaaattgctaaaattcGGACTGACTGATGGAAATACTAGAG aaaaataccaaattcGCGTCGTGAACTGCAAAAAGCTGACCTACGTTTGGGATGAAGACAAAGAAACGTTTATTAAGCTTGCAGGCCTGGAAAACGGGATTAGTCGAGCTGGATTGCACCAATTCAAGGGCCAATCCAGTGAGGAACAAATCCGAAA ACGAATAGTCTATGGTAACAATGAGATAGTAACACCGGAACAGACAGTCATGCAGCTCCTGATTCTGGAAGCTCTTACGCCCTTCTACATGTTCCAGTTATTCAGTTTATTGGTCTGGCTGGCTGAGCAGTACTACTACTACTCAGTTGCCATCGTCATAATGTCGGTTTTCGGTATATCTACCTCAATTCTGCAGACTCGGAAG AATCAAAAAAACCTCAAAGGCACCGTCAACTTCACGTCAATGGTGACCGTTCGTAGAGAAGATGGAATTTTCGAAGAAACCTCCACCACCTGTTTGGTACCTGGTGACGTAGTTGTGATACCTTCGCAGGGGTGCGAAATGCATTGTGATGCTGTGCTGTTGAACGGGAATTGCATTGTGAACGAGAGCATGCTCACCG GTGAATCTGTGCCTATAACAAAAACCCCGTTGGACTACCACGAGATGCCTTACAGTTTAAAGGAAGACGTTAATCACACTTTATTTTGTGGCACTAAAGTGATCCAAACAAGATCACACG AAAACGGAAAAGTCTTGGCGGTGGTAATTAGAACCGGATTTCTGACCACAAAAGGGGAGTTAGTGAGAAGCATTCTCTACCCCCCACCGGCCGACTTCAAATTCGACAGAGACAGCTACAAGTACATAGCAATTTTAGCTGGAATAGCTGTGCTTGGGGTCATATACACTGTAGTCTCTAAG TCATCGAGACAAATAGACCCTGCAGACATTGCCATTAAGGCCCTTGATATAATCACTATTGTCATCCCCCCAGCCTTGCCAGCAGCCATGACTGTGGGCAAACTGTTCGCTCTGCACAGACTTAAACTATCCAAGATTTTCTGCATTAATTCCAGAGTGATTAACGTATCTGGATCTGTCAATTGCATATGCTTCGATAAG ACTGGAACTTTAACTGAAGACGCATTGGACATGTGGGGCGTGGTTCCGGTAGTAGAGAAATGCATCGAGAATCCTATAAGGAACGTTGAGGTATTAACCAGCAGTGCCGACCTGTTTCGAGGAATGGCAACGTGTCATTCATTGACCGTTATAGAGGGGAAAATTGGGGGAGATCCATTGGATGTCAAG ATGTTTGAATCGACGGGATGGATTTTCGAAGACAACCATCTTCCAGGGAAAAGCTATGGTGATTTTGTGCCTGCATACATCGTAAGGACAAGCCAAATGAAAGAAAACGGC ACTATCGACGAAATCGGCATTGTCAAGCAATACCACTTTTCCTCTACTTTACAAAGAATGTCCGTGATAACCAAATCACCTGGAAGGGGTCAGTTTGAAGTGTTCTGCAAAGGATCGCCCGAAAAGGTGATTTCATTGTCTAATAAGGACTCCGTGCCAGAGGGGATATATAGaactttgaataaatataCTGAGCAAGGATACAGAGTTATAG GTCTAGCAAGTAAACAATTACCTCAACATTTACTTTATAAATCAATAAGCAAATGCCACAGAGACGATGTGGAAAAAGATCTTGGATTCCTAGGACTGTTGGTGTTCGAAAACCGCCTAAAACCTCAGAGTGAAGGTGTGATAAAAGTTCTCAAAGACGCCAGGCTTAAAGTTATTATGATTACAG GCGACAACATCCAGACCGCAGTCACTGTAGCTCGAGAATGCCACATCATTGACGAATCCTGTACCGCCATAGAAATTTACGCAGAAGAACCCACAAAACAGAAATCTGCCATTATTAATTATCTGGCTTTAAAGAAACCGTCTACTCAA AGTTACACAAATGGAAAAGTCAAAGATATAGAATCTACAGgcgaaaataatcgaaaatacaACTTTGTGGTTAGTGGTCAAAGCTGGTCGAACGTGGTCAAATATTTCCCGGAATTGATCCCGAAAATTATGATCAAAGGGGCGGTTTTCGCCCGCATGTCTGGGGCACAAAAGGCCCAATTAGTGGAGTATTTGAAGAATTTGGGCTATTACGTTG CTATGTGCGGAGATGGAGCTAATGATTGTGGAGCCCTTAAAGCAGCCCACGTGGGGATTTCTCTCTCAGAGGCAGAATCCAGCGTGGCCTCTCCTTTCACCTCTAAAGAAGCGAACATTTCCTGCGCTCCCAAAATCATCAAAGAAGGAAGAGCCGCCTTAGTCACATCCTTCGGAGTATTTCAAATGATGATCTGCTACAGCTTAACAGAGTTCACTTCTGTGATGATTCTCTATGCCATAGACACCAACCTGAGCTCCATGCAATTCCTCTTTATCGATGTATGTTTAGTTTTAAACTTCGCAGCCACTTTTGGACGAACTCAGGCCAATACAAAACTAGCAAAAACACCTCCTAGAACTAGCCTTTTAAGCTTCGTTCCTCTATGCTCAATAACATTATTCATGCTCCTTGCAGCAGGCTCCCAACTCTTTTCCTATCATTACATCCAAACTTTCGAATGGTTCCACTCTTTCGAGTACGACCCTAGTGAAAGCGGCATCACCACCTTCGCTCCCTCTTTTGAAAACTACGCCGTATATTGCACCTCAATGTTCCAATACATCATCATGGCCATAACGTTTTCCAAAGGAAAACCTTACAGGAAAAACATCTTCACCaacttaattttcattttttgcctcCTGAGCATGACAATCATTTGCGGCTATATGACTTTATTCTCTGCTGACTGGTTCGCAGAGGTGATGGAGCTGCAAATGCCCACTGAAATGGACGGCAGGTGGATGTGTATTTATGTTTCTTTGGTGACGTTTGCAGCTTGCTATATCGTGCAATGTTTCCTGGTAGAGGTTGTGTTGGAGAAGTGGATAGAACCGGCATTcagcaaatgttcaaaaaatagaaaggaaCATGTGGATGTGGCTAAAGAGTTGCGTAATGACCCCTTATGGCCACCTACCAGTAGGGAGTCGCTGAAGTTCATTAAAATCAACGAAAAGATGAATGGGGTTGATAATGTAGGGTTTGTGGAAAGTGATGGGGAATTTAAGTGTGTAAAGTTGTAG
- the LOC136347643 gene encoding neprilysin-11-like yields MNFLLGITTLFMGVSGYAIEETYITNEEFQEFQYMNLTADPCEDFYEYTCGNFKNIHPIQEGDSLIDQFTLLEEKLTRRVFEMLSSDEQDCDPKAVLKAKGALKACMSDTYTNAIGIVDPEGEVVRRYGGFPILGDEHMANFYSEHNSSMWNDIADIAAEFGINVFFTASLYFDIQNATRNLLRISTDAMEIPVQFRPDYDQSYERAIEEGFKNLESSPNRLSNIEEKSIPAMEVLLRNISLKLNRIFGNCVSDEEIFVKVANISNFLKGIYYGGYIPDGTEVAPVTNDSWASVVTLKQLNEWTEEQFGDTIQLDWVEYVQRLLKYTYVDVDENFPIAATTNLSTVLYGIINWVRINDVEIVKSAALLRAFTYTAADSDSETRGYFDEYMRAIQKPTYDRWEYCSRKIMDASGTLALSLAVAYDYWSKYMEDNLLDRAATMIDNLQASFKEIIEETSWMDDESKAAAQVKAANIISLLGYPEFIQDKRMLNRFFENLEISTWDHFSNAKTLRSFQSAYTLNMISLRKRMAWEKSVFDVNAYYNRPNNRIIFPLAMLHPIFFQGSTSLLDYSRIGMIISHEIVHGFDYQGFLYNEDGVIQPWWSNDTINNFKNQSQCFVEQYSKYVIPEINGTLSGSGSLNENVADSGGLRNAFKTFQKLLPSLSGKYVMSSAEQFSPEQFFFVGYGTMWCSAESDAYLVSLQQSCIASSNCHARASMRVNGVLSNMDDFAKAFQCPTGSPMNPEEKCKLW; encoded by the exons ATGAACTTTCTCTTGGGAATAACTACACTTTTTATGGGAGTTAGTGGATACGCAATTGAAGAAACTTACATAACCAACGAAG AATTTCAAGAATTCCAGTACATGAATCTCACCGCGGACCCTTGCGAGGACTTCTACGAGTACACATGCGGGAATTTTAAGAACATTCACCCTATACAAGAAGGAGACTCTTTGATCGACCAATTCACTCTTTTAGAGGAAAAACTGACCAGAAGGGTTTTTG agaTGTTGAGCAGTGACGAGCAGGATTGCGACCCGAAAGCTGTGTTAAAGGCCAAGGGGGCATTGAAAGCCTGCATGAGCGATACGTATACTAATGCTATAGGGATCGTTGATCCTGAGGGGGAG GTGGTGAGGAGGTATGGAGGATTCCCGATCTTAGGAGATGAACATATGGCAAACTTTTACTCTGAACATAACTCATCTATGTGGAACGATATAGCGGATATCGCTGCAGAGTTTGGAATCAACGTGTTTTTCACTGCGAGTCTGTATTTTGATATTCAAAACGCCACGAGAAACCTACTACGG atatccACTGACGCCATGGAAATCCCCGTGCAATTTCGACCAGATTATGACCAATCCTACGAAAGAGCCATAGAGGAAGGTTTCAAGAACCTCGAATCTTCTCCGAATAGACTTAGCAACATCGAAGAAAAATCCATCCCCGCTATGGAGGTTCTCcttagaaatatttcattgaaacTGAATAGAATCTTCGGCAATTGCGTTAGCGATGAGGAGATTTTCGTAAAGGTGGCCAACATTTCCAACTTCCTCAAAGGGATTTATTACGGAGGG TACATACCTGATGGCACTGAAGTTGCTCCTGTAACTAACGATTCTTGGGCTTCTGTTGTGACTTTAAAGCAGTTGAATGAATGGACTGAGGAGCAATTTGGAGATACTATACAG ttagaCTGGGTGGAGTACGTCCAGAGGCTTTTGAAGTACACCTATGTGGATGTAGACGAAAACTTCCCGATTGCAGCCACTACAAACTTGAGCACCGTCCTTTACGGCATCATAAATTGGGTTAGAATTAACGACGTGGAAATAGTGAAAAGTGCGGCCCTGCTAAGAGCTTTTACCTACACCGCTGCGGACAGTGATTCCGAAACGAGAGGCTATTTCGATGAGTACATGAGGGCCATCCAGAAACCCACTTATGATCG ATGGGAATACTGCTCCAGGAAAATCATGGATGCATCCGGTACTCTCGCTTTGAGTCTGGCAGTTGCGTACGACTACTGGTCGAAATATATGGAAGACAACTTGCTAGACAGA GCAGCAACTATGATTGACAATCTACAAGCCTCCTTTAAAGAGATTATCGAGGAGACCTCCTGGATGGACGACGAGTCCAAGGCAGCTGCTCAGGTCAAGGCGGCGAACATCATTTCACTATTGGGCTATCCGGAGTTTATTCAGGACAAGCGTATGTTGAATAGATTCTTTGAAAATCTGGAAATATCCACTTGGGACCATTTCTCCAACGCCAAGACCCTAAGATCTTTTCAATCGGCTTACACGTTGAATATGATCAGTCTCCGGAAAAGGATGGC GTGGGAAAAATCGGTGTTCGATGTGAATGCCTACTACAACCGCCCAAATAACAGAATAA tCTTTCCCCTTGCCATGCTACATCCAATATTCTTCCAAGGCAGCACCAG TCTTCTAGACTACAGTCGTATAGGAATGATAATTTCTCACGAAATCGTCCACGGATTCGATTACCAAGGTTTCCTGTACAACGAGGACGGGGTGATACAGCCCTGGTGGTCCAACGACACCATAAACAACTTCAAAAACCAGAGCCAATGTTTCGTGGAACAGTACTCAAAATATGTTATACCAGAAATCAATGGGACG TTAAGCGGTTCTGGCAGCTTAAATGAAAACGTGGCCGATAGCGGCGGATTACGGAACGCCTTCAAAACTTTCCAGAAACTACTTCCCAGCCTTAGCGGAAAATATGTGATGTCTTCAGCGGAGCAGTTCTCACCGGAACAGTTCTTTTTCGTTGGATATGGAACA ATGTGGTGCTCTGCTGAATCGGACGCCTATCTGGTATCCTTACAGCAATCCTGCATCGCATCTTCCAACTGCCATGCCAGGGCTAGTATGAGGGTCAATGGCGTGCTGTCCAACATGGACGACTTTGCCAAAGCTTTCCAGTGTCCTACGGGCAGTCCCATGAACCCTGAAGAAAAGTGCAAGTTATGGTAG
- the LOC136347642 gene encoding polyamine-transporting ATPase 13A3-like isoform X1, translated as MVSNFNIQGDNLTKNSKANGKPDNNNDHGFQYINFGEDDQMEIQGFVISKLKCNICVILYLLTMGILRLIFHWYPVLHLKATHRKCDLKVAEELLIRDIYNGKTSTHFVKKIISLSSDSLEGNYAPNIKKLLKFGLTDGNTREKYQIRVVNCKKLTYVWDEDKETFIKLAGLENGISRAGLHQFKGQSSEEQIRKRIVYGNNEIVTPEQTVMQLLILEALTPFYMFQLFSLLVWLAEQYYYYSVAIVIMSVFGISTSILQTRKNQKNLKGTVNFTSMVTVRREDGIFEETSTTCLVPGDVVVIPSQGCEMHCDAVLLNGNCIVNESMLTGESVPITKTPLDYHEMPYSLKEDVNHTLFCGTKVIQTRSHENGKVLAVVIRTGFLTTKGELVRSILYPPPADFKFDRDSYKYIAILAGIAVLGVIYTVVSKSSRQIDPADIAIKALDIITIVIPPALPAAMTVGKLFALHRLKLSKIFCINSRVINVSGSVNCICFDKTGTLTEDALDMWGVVPVVEKCIENPIRNVEVLTSSADLFRGMATCHSLTVIEGKIGGDPLDVKMFESTGWIFEDNHLPGKSYGDFVPAYIVRTSQMKENGTIDEIGIVKQYHFSSTLQRMSVITKSPGRGQFEVFCKGSPEKVISLSNKDSVPEGIYRTLNKYTEQGYRVIGLASKQLPQHLLYKSISKCHRDDVEKDLGFLGLLVFENRLKPQSEGVIKVLKDARLKVIMITGDNIQTAVTVARECHIIDESCTAIEIYAEEPTKQKSAIINYLALKKPSTQSYTNGKVKDIESTGENNRKYNFVVSGQSWSNVVKYFPELIPKIMIKGAVFARMSGAQKAQLVEYLKNLGYYVAMCGDGANDCGALKAAHVGISLSEAESSVASPFTSKEANISCAPKIIKEGRAALVTSFGVFQMMICYSLTEFTSVMILYAIDTNLSSMQFLFIDVCLVLNFAATFGRTQANTKLAKTPPRTSLLSFVPLCSITLFMLLAAGSQLFSYHYIQTFEWFHSFEYDPSESGITTFAPSFENYAVYCTSMFQYIIMAITFSKGKPYRKNIFTNLIFIFCLLSMTIICGYMTLFSADWFAEVMELQMPTEMDGRWMCIYVSLVTFAACYIVQCFLVEVVLEKWIEPAFSKCSKNRKEHVDVAKELRNDPLWPPTSRESLKFIKINEKMNGVDNVGFVESDGEFKCVKL; from the exons ATGGTTAgtaatttcaatattcaaG GTgataatttgacaaaaaacagCAAAGCAAACGGAAAACCTGATAACAATAACGATCATGGATTTCAGTACATTAATTTTGGTGAAGATGATCAAATG GAGATACAAGGGTTTGTCATCAGTAAGCTGAAATGTAACATTTGCGTGATTCTATACTTGTTAACAATGGGAATATTGAGACTTATCTTCCACTGGTACCCGGTCCTGCACCTGAAGGCCACTCACCGGAAGTGCGATTTGAAGGTGGCCGAAGAGTTACTAATAAGG GACATTTACAATGGGAAAACCAGCACGCACTtcgtgaaaaaaatcattagtcTAAGCAG CGACTCTTTAGAAGGAAACTATGCACCCAACatcaaaaaattgctaaaattcGGACTGACTGATGGAAATACTAGAG aaaaataccaaattcGCGTCGTGAACTGCAAAAAGCTGACCTACGTTTGGGATGAAGACAAAGAAACGTTTATTAAGCTTGCAGGCCTGGAAAACGGGATTAGTCGAGCTGGATTGCACCAATTCAAGGGCCAATCCAGTGAGGAACAAATCCGAAA ACGAATAGTCTATGGTAACAATGAGATAGTAACACCGGAACAGACAGTCATGCAGCTCCTGATTCTGGAAGCTCTTACGCCCTTCTACATGTTCCAGTTATTCAGTTTATTGGTCTGGCTGGCTGAGCAGTACTACTACTACTCAGTTGCCATCGTCATAATGTCGGTTTTCGGTATATCTACCTCAATTCTGCAGACTCGGAAG AATCAAAAAAACCTCAAAGGCACCGTCAACTTCACGTCAATGGTGACCGTTCGTAGAGAAGATGGAATTTTCGAAGAAACCTCCACCACCTGTTTGGTACCTGGTGACGTAGTTGTGATACCTTCGCAGGGGTGCGAAATGCATTGTGATGCTGTGCTGTTGAACGGGAATTGCATTGTGAACGAGAGCATGCTCACCG GTGAATCTGTGCCTATAACAAAAACCCCGTTGGACTACCACGAGATGCCTTACAGTTTAAAGGAAGACGTTAATCACACTTTATTTTGTGGCACTAAAGTGATCCAAACAAGATCACACG AAAACGGAAAAGTCTTGGCGGTGGTAATTAGAACCGGATTTCTGACCACAAAAGGGGAGTTAGTGAGAAGCATTCTCTACCCCCCACCGGCCGACTTCAAATTCGACAGAGACAGCTACAAGTACATAGCAATTTTAGCTGGAATAGCTGTGCTTGGGGTCATATACACTGTAGTCTCTAAG TCATCGAGACAAATAGACCCTGCAGACATTGCCATTAAGGCCCTTGATATAATCACTATTGTCATCCCCCCAGCCTTGCCAGCAGCCATGACTGTGGGCAAACTGTTCGCTCTGCACAGACTTAAACTATCCAAGATTTTCTGCATTAATTCCAGAGTGATTAACGTATCTGGATCTGTCAATTGCATATGCTTCGATAAG ACTGGAACTTTAACTGAAGACGCATTGGACATGTGGGGCGTGGTTCCGGTAGTAGAGAAATGCATCGAGAATCCTATAAGGAACGTTGAGGTATTAACCAGCAGTGCCGACCTGTTTCGAGGAATGGCAACGTGTCATTCATTGACCGTTATAGAGGGGAAAATTGGGGGAGATCCATTGGATGTCAAG ATGTTTGAATCGACGGGATGGATTTTCGAAGACAACCATCTTCCAGGGAAAAGCTATGGTGATTTTGTGCCTGCATACATCGTAAGGACAAGCCAAATGAAAGAAAACGGC ACTATCGACGAAATCGGCATTGTCAAGCAATACCACTTTTCCTCTACTTTACAAAGAATGTCCGTGATAACCAAATCACCTGGAAGGGGTCAGTTTGAAGTGTTCTGCAAAGGATCGCCCGAAAAGGTGATTTCATTGTCTAATAAGGACTCCGTGCCAGAGGGGATATATAGaactttgaataaatataCTGAGCAAGGATACAGAGTTATAG GTCTAGCAAGTAAACAATTACCTCAACATTTACTTTATAAATCAATAAGCAAATGCCACAGAGACGATGTGGAAAAAGATCTTGGATTCCTAGGACTGTTGGTGTTCGAAAACCGCCTAAAACCTCAGAGTGAAGGTGTGATAAAAGTTCTCAAAGACGCCAGGCTTAAAGTTATTATGATTACAG GCGACAACATCCAGACCGCAGTCACTGTAGCTCGAGAATGCCACATCATTGACGAATCCTGTACCGCCATAGAAATTTACGCAGAAGAACCCACAAAACAGAAATCTGCCATTATTAATTATCTGGCTTTAAAGAAACCGTCTACTCAA AGTTACACAAATGGAAAAGTCAAAGATATAGAATCTACAGgcgaaaataatcgaaaatacaACTTTGTGGTTAGTGGTCAAAGCTGGTCGAACGTGGTCAAATATTTCCCGGAATTGATCCCGAAAATTATGATCAAAGGGGCGGTTTTCGCCCGCATGTCTGGGGCACAAAAGGCCCAATTAGTGGAGTATTTGAAGAATTTGGGCTATTACGTTG CTATGTGCGGAGATGGAGCTAATGATTGTGGAGCCCTTAAAGCAGCCCACGTGGGGATTTCTCTCTCAGAGGCAGAATCCAGCGTGGCCTCTCCTTTCACCTCTAAAGAAGCGAACATTTCCTGCGCTCCCAAAATCATCAAAGAAGGAAGAGCCGCCTTAGTCACATCCTTCGGAGTATTTCAAATGATGATCTGCTACAGCTTAACAGAGTTCACTTCTGTGATGATTCTCTATGCCATAGACACCAACCTGAGCTCCATGCAATTCCTCTTTATCGATGTATGTTTAGTTTTAAACTTCGCAGCCACTTTTGGACGAACTCAGGCCAATACAAAACTAGCAAAAACACCTCCTAGAACTAGCCTTTTAAGCTTCGTTCCTCTATGCTCAATAACATTATTCATGCTCCTTGCAGCAGGCTCCCAACTCTTTTCCTATCATTACATCCAAACTTTCGAATGGTTCCACTCTTTCGAGTACGACCCTAGTGAAAGCGGCATCACCACCTTCGCTCCCTCTTTTGAAAACTACGCCGTATATTGCACCTCAATGTTCCAATACATCATCATGGCCATAACGTTTTCCAAAGGAAAACCTTACAGGAAAAACATCTTCACCaacttaattttcattttttgcctcCTGAGCATGACAATCATTTGCGGCTATATGACTTTATTCTCTGCTGACTGGTTCGCAGAGGTGATGGAGCTGCAAATGCCCACTGAAATGGACGGCAGGTGGATGTGTATTTATGTTTCTTTGGTGACGTTTGCAGCTTGCTATATCGTGCAATGTTTCCTGGTAGAGGTTGTGTTGGAGAAGTGGATAGAACCGGCATTcagcaaatgttcaaaaaatagaaaggaaCATGTGGATGTGGCTAAAGAGTTGCGTAATGACCCCTTATGGCCACCTACCAGTAGGGAGTCGCTGAAGTTCATTAAAATCAACGAAAAGATGAATGGGGTTGATAATGTAGGGTTTGTGGAAAGTGATGGGGAATTTAAGTGTGTAAAGTTGTAG